In Burkholderia gladioli, a genomic segment contains:
- a CDS encoding PhoH family protein — MKATQALEFTAPRDDNARLANLCGPLDENLRQIEQALDVTLQRRGHRIAIRGRGAKLALAALENFYNRARDPLSLDDIQLALVETRQLGNGARGASAEPTLDVRFRGDPDHPFDQPSAAEGEAGAALDEEPAPKLYTRRSDLRGRTPAQREYLKQILSHDVTFGIGPAGTGKTYLAVACAVDALERDQVKRIVLTRPAVEAGERLGFLPGDLSQKVDPYLRPLYDALYDLLGFDKTAKMFERQMIEIAPLAYMRGRTLNHAFIILDEAQNTTPEQMKMFLTRIGFGSKAVVTGDTTQVDLPRGHKSGLIEAQQVLGQVRGIALTRFTSADVVRHPLVARIVEAYDDFHAQHKDD; from the coding sequence TTGAAAGCCACCCAAGCCCTGGAATTCACCGCGCCGCGCGACGACAACGCGCGCCTCGCCAATCTCTGCGGACCGCTGGACGAGAACCTGCGGCAGATCGAGCAGGCGCTCGACGTGACGCTGCAGCGCCGCGGCCACCGGATCGCGATCCGCGGCCGCGGCGCCAAGCTCGCGCTGGCCGCGCTGGAGAACTTCTACAACCGCGCGCGCGATCCGCTCTCGCTCGACGACATCCAGCTTGCCCTGGTCGAGACGCGCCAGCTCGGCAACGGCGCGCGGGGCGCATCGGCCGAGCCGACGCTCGACGTGCGCTTTCGCGGCGACCCCGACCATCCCTTCGACCAGCCGAGCGCGGCCGAGGGCGAGGCCGGCGCGGCACTCGACGAGGAGCCGGCGCCCAAGCTCTACACGCGCCGCTCGGACCTGCGCGGGCGCACCCCGGCGCAGCGCGAGTACCTCAAGCAGATCCTCTCGCACGACGTGACCTTCGGCATCGGGCCTGCCGGCACCGGCAAGACCTACCTGGCGGTGGCCTGCGCGGTGGACGCGCTGGAGCGCGACCAGGTCAAGCGCATCGTGCTGACGCGCCCGGCCGTGGAAGCCGGCGAGCGGCTCGGCTTCCTGCCGGGCGACCTGTCGCAGAAGGTGGACCCCTACCTGCGCCCGCTCTACGACGCGCTCTACGACCTGCTCGGCTTCGACAAGACCGCCAAGATGTTCGAGCGCCAGATGATCGAGATCGCGCCGCTCGCCTACATGCGCGGCCGCACCCTGAACCACGCCTTCATCATCCTCGACGAGGCGCAGAACACCACGCCCGAGCAGATGAAGATGTTCCTGACCAGGATCGGCTTCGGCTCGAAGGCCGTGGTCACCGGCGACACCACCCAGGTCGACCTGCCGCGCGGCCACAAGAGCGGGCTGATCGAGGCACAGCAGGTGCTCGGCCAGGTGCGCGGCATCGCGCTCACGCGCTTCACCAGCGCCGACGTGGTGCGGCATCCGCTGGTCGCGCGGATCGTCGAGGCCTACGACGACTTCCACGCCCAGCACAAGGACGACTGA
- a CDS encoding helix-turn-helix domain-containing protein: MHTSLALVRDREAADSAAAAVAALAAAPHESFDALERLVGVNLARLRAERQLSLDALARLSGVSRAMLAQIESARSVPSIKVLCKVAAALKVSVAAFLRRHAVLGFEHLPAERAVRVVASNGRFSSRALYPEGEPATAEFHELRVAPLHTETGVRRAPGTTINLVVSEGTLELSVHDRRQLLATGDAIVFDADQPYTLRNPGDSEARAFRVTVNAEVPPRWDLPTQ, translated from the coding sequence ATGCACACATCCCTCGCGCTGGTGCGCGACCGCGAAGCCGCGGATTCCGCCGCCGCCGCCGTCGCGGCGTTGGCCGCGGCGCCGCACGAATCCTTCGACGCGCTGGAGCGTCTGGTCGGCGTCAACCTGGCCCGGCTGCGCGCCGAGCGCCAGCTCTCGCTGGACGCGCTGGCGCGCCTGTCCGGCGTATCGCGCGCGATGCTCGCGCAGATCGAATCGGCGCGCAGCGTGCCTTCGATCAAGGTGCTCTGCAAGGTCGCGGCGGCGCTGAAGGTCTCGGTGGCCGCCTTCCTGCGGCGCCACGCGGTGCTCGGCTTCGAGCACCTGCCGGCTGAGCGCGCGGTGCGCGTGGTGGCCTCCAACGGCCGCTTCTCGTCGCGCGCGCTGTATCCGGAAGGCGAGCCCGCCACGGCCGAGTTCCACGAGTTGCGCGTCGCGCCGCTGCATACCGAAACCGGCGTGCGCCGCGCGCCGGGCACCACCATCAACCTGGTGGTCAGCGAAGGCACGCTCGAGCTGTCGGTGCACGACCGTCGCCAATTGCTGGCGACCGGCGACGCGATCGTGTTCGATGCCGACCAGCCCTACACGCTGCGCAATCCCGGCGATTCGGAAGCGCGCGCGTTCCGCGTGACCGTCAACGCCGAGGTGCCGCCGCGCTGGGACCTGCCGACGCAGTGA
- a CDS encoding gamma-glutamylcyclotransferase: protein MSTPIPASNAYPPPIGSGRLLSEDELASSLDASLADWDRRADLWLFGYGSLIWNPGLPTVEKVHGRVHGYHRGLYLWSRVNRGTPERPGLVLALDRGGSCSGVAFRIAGSSAMPHLETLWKREMPMGSYRPAWLPCTLSTGQRVRALAFVMRREAPTYTGKLSDEVFRAVFGSAEGRYGTTLDYVTRTVAALRESGIPDRALEALLARCA from the coding sequence GTGAGCACCCCGATTCCCGCCTCCAACGCCTACCCGCCCCCGATCGGCAGCGGCCGGCTGCTCAGCGAGGACGAACTCGCCAGCTCGCTGGACGCGAGCCTCGCCGACTGGGATCGCCGCGCCGATCTCTGGCTGTTCGGTTATGGCTCGCTGATCTGGAACCCGGGGCTGCCGACCGTCGAGAAGGTGCATGGCCGCGTGCACGGCTACCATCGCGGGCTCTACCTGTGGTCGCGCGTGAACCGCGGCACGCCGGAACGGCCGGGCCTGGTGCTGGCGCTCGATCGCGGCGGCTCCTGCAGCGGCGTGGCGTTCCGGATCGCCGGCTCCAGCGCGATGCCGCATCTCGAAACGCTCTGGAAGCGCGAGATGCCGATGGGTTCGTACCGGCCCGCCTGGCTGCCCTGCACGCTGAGCACCGGCCAGCGCGTGCGGGCGCTGGCCTTCGTGATGCGCCGCGAGGCGCCCACCTATACCGGCAAGCTGTCCGACGAGGTGTTCCGCGCCGTGTTCGGCTCCGCCGAGGGCCGCTACGGCACCACCCTCGACTACGTGACGCGCACCGTCGCCGCGCTGCGCGAGAGCGGGATCCCCGATCGCGCGCTGGAAGCGCTGCTGGCGCGCTGCGCCTGA
- the ybeY gene encoding rRNA maturation RNase YbeY, whose translation MKSSRSHKSRKPDQAAAPGAPRVSLFDARGKVKSVETQGLRIDFPDGRALMFDLSGASGEASIAIVAQHADAGQRVTLTLRPEHYDSLTLSVGAEPSPEVGTAPAAEPAAGSDAEPAGEPELELVVQYGDEIAASQRKKLPKPKLIAEWLSTALFSDAQLTVRFVGEKEGRELNGGYRKKDYPTNVLTFAYDQAPDGTTIGDLVLCCPVVEKEAGEQDKSLVAHYAHLLVHGALHAQGYDHERGEEDAAEMEALEIDILAKLGFPNPYL comes from the coding sequence ATGAAATCCTCCCGCTCCCACAAGTCCCGCAAGCCTGACCAGGCCGCCGCCCCGGGCGCGCCGCGCGTATCGCTGTTCGACGCCCGCGGCAAGGTCAAGTCGGTCGAGACGCAAGGCCTGCGCATCGATTTTCCCGATGGCCGCGCGCTGATGTTCGACCTGTCGGGCGCCTCGGGCGAAGCCTCGATCGCGATCGTCGCGCAGCATGCCGATGCCGGCCAGCGCGTCACCCTGACCCTGCGCCCGGAGCACTACGACAGCCTGACGCTGTCGGTCGGCGCCGAGCCCTCGCCCGAGGTCGGCACCGCGCCGGCCGCCGAGCCGGCCGCCGGCTCCGACGCGGAGCCCGCCGGCGAGCCCGAGCTCGAGCTAGTGGTGCAATACGGCGACGAGATCGCCGCCTCGCAGCGCAAGAAGCTGCCCAAGCCCAAGCTGATCGCCGAATGGCTGTCCACCGCGCTGTTCTCCGATGCGCAACTGACGGTGCGCTTCGTCGGCGAGAAGGAAGGCCGCGAGCTGAACGGCGGCTATCGCAAGAAGGACTACCCCACCAACGTGCTGACCTTCGCCTACGACCAGGCGCCCGACGGCACCACCATCGGCGATCTCGTGCTGTGCTGCCCGGTGGTCGAGAAGGAGGCCGGCGAGCAGGACAAGTCGCTGGTGGCCCACTACGCGCACCTGCTGGTGCACGGCGCGCTGCACGCGCAGGGGTATGATCACGAGCGCGGCGAGGAAGACGCCGCCGAGATGGAGGCGCTCGAGATCGACATCCTCGCCAAGCTCGGTTTCCCGAACCCCTATCTGTAA
- the miaB gene encoding tRNA (N6-isopentenyl adenosine(37)-C2)-methylthiotransferase MiaB, whose product MTKKIYIKTFGCQMNEYDSDKMVDVLNASEGLVKTDRPEDADVILFNTCSVREKAQEKVFSDLGRVRELKEANPNLIVGVGGCVASQEGAAIVARAPYVDVVFGPQTLHRLPQMIDARRASGRSQVDISFPEIEKFDHLPPARVEGPSAFVSIMEGCSKYCSYCVVPYTRGDEVSRPLDDVLTEIAGLADQGVREVTLLGQNVNAYRGALTQGSEEIADFATLIEYVAELPGIERIRYTTSHPKEFTQRLLDVYARVPKLVNHLHLPVQHGSDRILMAMKRGYTVLEYKSLIRKLRAIRPDLSLSTDIIIGFPGETEADFDKTMQLVHEMSYDTSFSFIYSPRPGTPAASLHDDTPREVKLKRLQHLQATIEENVARISASMVGRIERILVEGPSRKDPNELAGRTENNRVVNFPAPLASHARLIGQMIDVRINHAYPHSLRGELVLAHDEASTATH is encoded by the coding sequence ATGACGAAAAAAATCTACATCAAGACCTTCGGCTGCCAGATGAACGAGTACGACTCGGACAAGATGGTGGACGTGCTCAATGCCTCCGAAGGCCTCGTGAAGACGGACCGGCCCGAGGACGCGGACGTGATCCTGTTCAATACCTGCTCGGTGCGCGAGAAGGCGCAGGAGAAGGTGTTCTCCGATCTCGGCCGGGTGCGCGAACTGAAGGAAGCGAATCCGAACCTGATCGTCGGCGTGGGCGGTTGCGTGGCGAGCCAGGAAGGCGCGGCGATCGTCGCGCGCGCGCCCTACGTGGACGTGGTGTTCGGCCCGCAGACGCTGCACCGCCTGCCGCAGATGATCGACGCGCGCCGCGCCAGCGGCCGCTCGCAGGTCGACATCAGCTTCCCCGAGATCGAGAAGTTCGACCACCTGCCGCCGGCGCGCGTCGAGGGCCCGAGCGCCTTCGTGTCGATCATGGAAGGCTGCAGCAAGTACTGCAGCTACTGCGTGGTGCCCTACACGCGCGGCGACGAGGTCTCGCGCCCGCTCGACGACGTGCTCACCGAGATCGCGGGCCTCGCCGACCAGGGCGTGCGCGAGGTGACCCTGCTGGGCCAGAACGTCAACGCCTATCGCGGCGCGCTGACCCAGGGCTCGGAGGAAATCGCCGACTTCGCCACCCTGATCGAATACGTGGCCGAGCTGCCCGGCATCGAGCGGATCCGCTACACCACCTCGCATCCGAAGGAATTCACCCAGCGCCTGCTCGACGTCTACGCGCGCGTACCCAAGCTGGTGAACCACCTGCACCTGCCGGTCCAGCACGGCTCGGACCGCATCCTAATGGCCATGAAGCGCGGCTACACGGTGCTCGAGTACAAGTCGCTGATCCGCAAGCTGCGCGCGATCCGCCCCGATCTGTCGCTGTCGACCGACATCATCATCGGCTTCCCCGGCGAGACCGAGGCCGATTTCGACAAGACCATGCAACTGGTGCACGAGATGAGCTACGACACCAGCTTCTCGTTCATCTACAGCCCGCGCCCCGGCACGCCGGCGGCCAGCCTGCACGACGACACGCCGCGCGAGGTCAAGCTCAAACGCCTGCAACATCTGCAGGCCACCATCGAGGAGAATGTCGCGCGCATCAGCGCGTCGATGGTCGGCCGGATCGAGCGGATCCTGGTGGAAGGCCCGTCGCGCAAGGATCCGAACGAGCTGGCAGGACGCACCGAGAACAACCGCGTGGTCAACTTCCCGGCACCGCTCGCCTCGCATGCGCGCCTGATCGGCCAGATGATCGACGTGCGGATCAACCATGCCTACCCGCATTCGCTGCGCGGCGAGCTGGTGCTCGCGCACGACGAAGCCAGCACCGCCACCCACTGA
- a CDS encoding HlyC/CorC family transporter — protein sequence MNDSYPSRKSTDKPPEKRSLLERLTDFISPEPESRGELLEILQDAHERNLIDADSLSMIEGVFQVSDLCARDIMVPRAQMDAINIADKPEDFIPFVLEKAHSRYPVYEENRDNVIGVLLAKDLLRFYAEEEFDVRGMLRPAVFIPESKRLNVLLHDFRVNRNHLAIVVDEYGGVAGLITIEDVLEQIVGDIEDEYDFDEEAGNIISAPDGRYRVRALTEITQFNETFGTDFPDDEVDTIGGLITHHFGRVPHRGEKLRLGKLIFEIQRGDARQIHVLLVRRDPLAGRRGESTGDD from the coding sequence ATGAACGATTCGTATCCCAGTCGAAAGTCCACCGACAAACCTCCCGAAAAGCGCTCGCTGCTCGAACGCCTGACCGACTTCATCTCGCCCGAGCCCGAATCGCGCGGCGAACTGCTCGAAATCCTGCAAGACGCGCACGAGCGCAACCTGATCGACGCCGATTCGCTCTCGATGATCGAGGGCGTGTTCCAGGTTTCCGACCTCTGCGCGCGCGACATCATGGTGCCCCGCGCCCAGATGGACGCGATCAACATCGCCGACAAGCCCGAGGATTTCATCCCCTTCGTGCTCGAGAAGGCCCACTCGCGCTACCCCGTCTACGAAGAGAACCGCGACAACGTGATCGGCGTGCTGCTCGCGAAGGACCTGCTGCGCTTCTACGCCGAAGAGGAATTCGATGTGCGCGGCATGCTGCGCCCGGCCGTGTTCATCCCGGAGTCGAAGCGCCTGAACGTGCTGCTGCACGACTTCCGCGTGAACCGCAACCACCTCGCGATCGTGGTGGACGAATACGGCGGCGTGGCCGGCCTGATCACCATCGAGGACGTGCTGGAGCAGATCGTCGGCGACATCGAGGACGAATACGACTTCGACGAGGAAGCCGGCAATATCATCTCGGCGCCGGACGGCCGCTACCGCGTGCGCGCGCTCACCGAGATCACCCAGTTCAACGAGACGTTCGGCACCGATTTCCCCGACGACGAGGTCGATACCATCGGCGGGCTGATCACCCACCATTTCGGCCGGGTCCCGCATCGCGGCGAGAAGCTGCGGCTGGGCAAGCTGATCTTCGAGATCCAGCGCGGCGACGCGCGTCAGATCCACGTGCTGCTGGTGCGCCGCGACCCGCTCGCCGGCCGCCGCGGCGAATCGACCGGCGACGACTGA
- a CDS encoding HAD family hydrolase produces the protein MLDHLICDCDGVLVDSEVIADRVLLQVLGAAFPSIDFAADAAAAFGQLTSLFLASLEARHGITLPENFVATVDHAVEAELARALAPITGVREALLQVPLPAAVVSNARGERVRNSLKRAALSEVFGERVYCAEQVARPKPYPDVYLHAARALGVEPSRCLVVEDSVSGLTAARAAGMKTIAFVGASHIPDGYEGVLRKMGVTRILRSMRELPALVAAGMRGEFGDVQS, from the coding sequence ATGCTCGACCACCTGATCTGCGACTGCGACGGCGTGCTCGTCGACAGCGAAGTGATTGCCGACCGCGTGCTGCTGCAGGTGCTCGGCGCCGCGTTCCCGTCGATCGACTTCGCCGCCGACGCGGCGGCCGCCTTCGGCCAGCTCACCTCCCTGTTCCTCGCCTCACTCGAGGCCCGGCACGGCATCACCCTGCCCGAGAATTTCGTCGCCACCGTCGATCACGCCGTCGAGGCCGAGCTGGCACGCGCGCTCGCGCCGATCACCGGCGTGCGCGAGGCGCTGCTGCAGGTGCCGCTGCCGGCGGCGGTGGTCTCGAACGCGCGCGGCGAACGCGTGCGCAATTCGCTCAAGCGCGCCGCGCTGAGCGAAGTGTTCGGCGAGCGCGTGTATTGCGCCGAGCAGGTCGCGCGGCCCAAGCCCTATCCCGATGTCTACCTGCACGCGGCGCGCGCGCTCGGCGTCGAGCCCTCGCGCTGCCTGGTGGTGGAGGACAGCGTCTCTGGGTTGACCGCCGCGCGCGCGGCCGGCATGAAGACGATCGCCTTCGTCGGCGCGAGCCATATCCCCGACGGTTACGAAGGCGTGCTGCGCAAGATGGGCGTCACGCGCATCCTGCGCTCGATGCGGGAGCTGCCGGCGCTGGTCGCGGCCGGCATGCGCGGCGAATTCGGCGACGTGCAGTCCTAG
- a CDS encoding tetratricopeptide repeat protein, with the protein MFRTPVDPQFPFYPPLLEFLREAVAAGEAGRAEARATWLDAASRLHSLDYEALARLTVTLLEHQRYGDAAEFASCLWRVEPEVAALAFNCGYALQMGGRHAEAIAPYRRALELAPDWPSLRNNLAIAVRISGGDPAEELALLEQAVAANARDEQAWINLVVAYRARYDLARSIAAAERALALAPDSALAQNNASCAYKEAQRWDEAERCARRALALSPDDASFRFNLAIIELARGNFADGWLGHEARWQGSSELRGGHPALNAPRWRGEPLAGKTLLVWGEQGMGDLLQFCRAIPLLAEHVHREGGRLAWNSFPQMGELLSRSLGAHVDLYSSDVSLDRLPAADYQLPIGSVPWQLGLPDAASGASVPYLRADTAACDAWRARFAAEARPGERLRVGLAWTGSAGHQRNPFRRVGLDRYTAAFAGIEGVSFHSLQPGLGAEVEAARAAGLPIVDHSAEWRSFDDTAAYLGALDLVITVCTSIAHLSGALGQASWVLLDVNPHWVWQHERRDSPLYPSATLYRQAAFMQWTPVLEAVARDLRALAGADGAW; encoded by the coding sequence ATGTTCAGAACGCCCGTCGACCCGCAGTTCCCCTTCTACCCGCCGCTGCTCGAATTCCTGCGCGAGGCCGTCGCCGCCGGCGAGGCCGGCCGCGCCGAGGCGCGCGCGACATGGCTCGACGCGGCCTCGCGGCTGCATTCGCTCGACTACGAGGCGCTCGCGCGGCTCACCGTGACCCTGCTCGAACACCAGCGCTACGGCGACGCGGCTGAATTCGCGAGCTGCCTGTGGCGCGTCGAGCCCGAGGTGGCCGCGCTCGCCTTCAACTGCGGTTACGCGTTGCAGATGGGCGGCCGCCATGCCGAGGCGATCGCGCCGTACCGGCGCGCGCTGGAACTCGCGCCCGATTGGCCCTCGCTGCGCAACAACCTGGCGATCGCGGTGCGGATCTCGGGCGGCGACCCGGCCGAGGAACTGGCGCTGCTGGAGCAGGCCGTCGCCGCCAACGCGCGCGACGAGCAGGCCTGGATCAACCTGGTGGTCGCCTACCGGGCCCGCTACGATCTGGCGCGCTCGATCGCGGCGGCCGAGCGCGCGCTGGCGCTGGCCCCCGACAGCGCGCTGGCGCAGAACAATGCCTCCTGCGCCTACAAGGAGGCGCAGCGCTGGGACGAGGCCGAGCGCTGCGCGCGCCGCGCGCTGGCGCTGTCGCCCGACGACGCCTCGTTCCGTTTCAACCTGGCCATCATCGAACTCGCGCGCGGCAACTTCGCCGACGGCTGGCTGGGCCACGAGGCGCGCTGGCAGGGCTCGAGCGAGCTGCGCGGCGGCCATCCCGCGCTGAACGCGCCGCGCTGGCGCGGCGAGCCGCTGGCCGGCAAGACCTTGCTGGTGTGGGGCGAGCAGGGCATGGGCGACCTGCTGCAGTTTTGCCGCGCGATTCCGCTGCTGGCCGAGCACGTGCACCGCGAGGGCGGCCGGCTGGCCTGGAATTCCTTCCCGCAAATGGGTGAGCTGCTGTCGCGCAGCCTCGGCGCGCATGTCGATCTCTATTCGAGCGACGTCTCGCTCGATCGCCTGCCCGCCGCCGACTACCAACTGCCGATCGGCAGCGTGCCCTGGCAGCTCGGCCTGCCCGACGCGGCCAGCGGCGCGAGCGTGCCCTACCTGCGTGCCGACACGGCCGCGTGCGACGCCTGGCGTGCGCGCTTCGCGGCCGAGGCGCGGCCCGGCGAGCGCCTGCGGGTCGGGCTGGCCTGGACCGGCAGCGCCGGCCATCAGCGCAATCCGTTCCGGCGCGTGGGCCTCGATCGCTACACGGCGGCCTTCGCCGGCATCGAGGGCGTGAGCTTCCATTCGCTGCAGCCCGGGCTCGGTGCCGAGGTCGAGGCCGCGCGCGCCGCCGGCCTGCCGATCGTCGATCATTCGGCCGAATGGCGCAGCTTCGACGACACCGCCGCCTATCTGGGCGCGCTGGACCTGGTGATCACGGTCTGCACCTCGATCGCCCATCTGAGCGGCGCGCTGGGCCAGGCGAGCTGGGTGCTGCTCGACGTCAATCCGCATTGGGTCTGGCAGCACGAGCGCCGCGACAGCCCGCTCTATCCCTCGGCGACGCTGTACCGGCAAGCGGCCTTCATGCAATGGACGCCGGTGCTCGAGGCGGTCGCGCGGGACCTGCGTGCGCTGGCTGGCGCGGACGGCGCCTGGTAA
- the lnt gene encoding apolipoprotein N-acyltransferase → MAESFPTRARRGATFASGGSGGRALPGWHFPAALLAGAANTLSFAPTPHGGWLQLLVFVWFFAQLARCGTRWQATLTGAAFGFGNFLSGIWWLYISMHVYGEMAAWIAGGALVLFCLYLAVYPALSALAWALASGKRAGRAFAPSWHGALAFASAWAIGEWARGTVFTGFPWLASGYPQVDGPFAGYAPLVGVYGIGWVLALFAALVVNAVVRAREGRGGALAPATLAAALVAAGLLLPLVPWTQPENQPLRVRLLQGNVKQDVKFEQAGIDAAIKMYTTMITEKPADLVVTPETAIAVMIQDIPLPFAKAVRSFVDKTGTSVLFGAVGDKVLPDGSLTDYTNSLYGVTPGSTDIYHYDKHHLVPFGEFIPWGFHWFVRLMKMPLGDFARGAPVQAPFLVHNQPVMADICYEDIFGEEIAATVRDNAPSPGILVNVTNLAWFGDTIALDQHLQIARMRSLETGRPMLRATNTGMTAAIDAHGRVIGRLKPFTLGSLDVTVEGTQGITPFVASGNAIVLALALVLLGFALLAGPRLRRRG, encoded by the coding sequence ATGGCCGAATCGTTCCCGACCCGCGCGCGGCGCGGCGCCACCTTCGCCTCGGGCGGCTCCGGCGGCCGCGCGCTGCCCGGCTGGCATTTCCCCGCCGCGCTGCTCGCCGGCGCGGCCAATACCCTCAGCTTCGCCCCCACTCCACACGGCGGCTGGCTCCAGTTGCTGGTGTTCGTCTGGTTCTTCGCCCAGCTCGCGCGCTGCGGCACGCGCTGGCAGGCCACGCTGACCGGCGCCGCCTTCGGCTTCGGCAATTTCCTGTCCGGTATCTGGTGGCTGTACATCAGCATGCACGTGTATGGCGAGATGGCCGCCTGGATCGCGGGGGGCGCGCTGGTGCTGTTCTGCCTGTACCTGGCGGTTTATCCGGCGCTGTCCGCGCTGGCCTGGGCGCTGGCTTCGGGCAAGCGCGCCGGGCGCGCGTTCGCGCCGAGCTGGCACGGCGCCTTGGCGTTCGCGAGCGCCTGGGCGATCGGCGAATGGGCGCGCGGCACGGTGTTTACCGGCTTCCCGTGGCTGGCCAGCGGTTATCCGCAGGTGGACGGGCCGTTCGCCGGCTATGCGCCACTCGTCGGTGTCTATGGGATCGGCTGGGTGCTGGCGCTGTTCGCGGCGCTGGTGGTCAATGCGGTGGTGCGTGCCCGTGAAGGACGTGGCGGCGCGCTCGCGCCGGCCACGCTGGCCGCCGCGCTGGTGGCCGCCGGCCTGCTGCTGCCGCTGGTGCCCTGGACCCAGCCCGAGAACCAGCCGCTGCGGGTGCGCCTGCTGCAGGGCAACGTCAAGCAGGACGTCAAGTTCGAGCAGGCCGGCATCGACGCGGCGATCAAGATGTACACGACGATGATCACCGAGAAGCCGGCCGACCTGGTGGTCACGCCCGAGACGGCGATCGCGGTGATGATCCAGGACATTCCGCTACCCTTCGCCAAGGCGGTGCGCAGCTTCGTCGACAAGACCGGTACCTCGGTGCTGTTCGGCGCGGTGGGCGACAAGGTGCTGCCCGACGGCAGCCTGACCGACTACACCAACAGCCTGTATGGCGTGACGCCGGGCTCGACCGACATCTATCACTACGACAAGCACCACCTGGTGCCCTTCGGCGAGTTCATCCCCTGGGGCTTCCACTGGTTCGTCCGGCTGATGAAGATGCCGCTGGGCGACTTCGCGCGCGGCGCGCCGGTGCAGGCACCGTTCCTGGTGCACAACCAGCCGGTGATGGCCGACATCTGCTACGAGGACATCTTCGGCGAGGAGATCGCCGCCACGGTGCGCGACAACGCGCCCTCGCCGGGCATCCTGGTCAATGTCACCAACCTCGCCTGGTTCGGCGACACCATCGCGCTCGACCAGCATCTGCAGATCGCGCGCATGCGCTCGCTCGAAACCGGCCGGCCGATGCTGCGCGCCACCAATACCGGCATGACCGCCGCGATCGACGCGCACGGCCGCGTGATCGGGCGTCTCAAGCCCTTCACGCTGGGCTCGCTCGACGTGACCGTCGAGGGCACCCAGGGCATCACGCCCTTCGTCGCCAGCGGCAATGCGATCGTGCTCGCGCTCGCCCTGGTGCTGCTCGGCTTCGCGCTGCTGGCCGGCCCGCGCCTGCGCCGGCGCGGCTGA
- the glyQ gene encoding glycine--tRNA ligase subunit alpha — MLTFQQIILTLQSYWDKQGCALLQPIDMEVGAGTSHVHTFLRAIGPEPWRAAYVQPSRRPKDGRYGENPNRLQHYYQYQVVMKPAPENILDLYLGSLEALGFDLKQNDVRFVEDDWENPTLGAWGLGWEVWLNGMEVTQFTYFQQAGGLDCKPVLGEITYGLERLAMYLQKVENVYDLVWTEWEELGPNGPEIRRLSYGDVYHQNEVEQSTYNFEHANVELLFGFFNSYESEAKRMIEAKLALPAYELVLKAGHTFNLLDARGAISVTERAAYIGRIRALSRLVAQSYYESREALGFPMIGNPVRGVPGLTTDAQDAAQPGWVPPLKAERKIDQD, encoded by the coding sequence ATGCTCACGTTTCAGCAAATCATCCTGACGCTCCAGTCCTACTGGGACAAGCAGGGCTGTGCCCTGCTCCAGCCGATCGACATGGAAGTCGGCGCAGGCACCTCGCACGTCCACACCTTCCTGCGCGCGATCGGCCCCGAGCCGTGGCGCGCGGCCTACGTGCAGCCCTCGCGCCGCCCGAAGGACGGCCGCTACGGCGAGAACCCGAACCGCCTGCAGCACTACTACCAGTACCAGGTGGTGATGAAGCCGGCGCCGGAGAACATCCTCGACCTGTACCTCGGCTCGCTGGAAGCACTCGGCTTCGACCTCAAGCAGAACGACGTGCGCTTCGTCGAGGACGATTGGGAAAACCCGACGCTGGGCGCCTGGGGCCTGGGCTGGGAAGTCTGGCTCAACGGCATGGAAGTCACCCAGTTCACCTACTTCCAGCAGGCCGGCGGCCTGGACTGCAAGCCGGTGCTGGGCGAGATCACCTACGGGCTGGAACGGCTGGCGATGTACCTGCAGAAGGTCGAGAACGTCTACGACCTGGTCTGGACCGAATGGGAGGAACTGGGCCCGAACGGCCCGGAGATCCGCCGCCTCAGCTACGGCGACGTCTACCACCAGAACGAGGTCGAGCAGTCGACCTACAACTTCGAGCACGCCAACGTCGAGCTGCTATTCGGCTTCTTCAACAGCTACGAGTCGGAAGCGAAGCGCATGATCGAGGCGAAGCTCGCCCTGCCCGCCTACGAACTGGTGCTGAAGGCTGGCCACACCTTCAACCTGCTCGATGCGCGCGGCGCGATCTCGGTCACCGAGCGCGCGGCCTACATCGGCCGGATTCGCGCGCTGTCGCGCCTGGTCGCGCAGTCCTACTACGAATCGCGCGAGGCGCTCGGCTTCCCGATGATCGGCAACCCGGTGCGCGGCGTGCCGGGCCTCACCACCGACGCGCAGGACGCGGCCCAGCCCGGCTGGGTGCCGCCCCTCAAGGCCGAACGCAAGATCGATCAGGACTGA